In the Corythoichthys intestinalis isolate RoL2023-P3 chromosome 12, ASM3026506v1, whole genome shotgun sequence genome, one interval contains:
- the tyw5 gene encoding tRNA wybutosine-synthesizing protein 5 isoform X2 codes for MATQKKIAVPVFTEVDRDVFLQKIYPQRKPAVLRGVCLGPCLEKWTVEYLAQKGGDKEVKIHVSRVPQMNFLNRNFVYRTLPFDEFVRRTSEEKHADFFLCEDESYYLRSLGEDVRKDPADLRKQFPELADDFHIPDFFEPSNFFSSVFRISSRHLQLWTHYDVMDNLLAQVTGRKRVVLFSPQDALHLYMTGDKSEVLEIDSPDVNLYPEFVKATRYECVLEPGDLLFIPAMWFHNTLALQFGVGVNIFWRELPADSYDKKDPYGNKDPVAAGRALQALERALHCLDELPPQYRDFYGRRMIQRIRERTFCNRTSPTAALE; via the exons ATGGCGACTCAGAAGAAAATAGCAGTTCCGGTATTTACAGAGGTCGACCGGGATGTTTTTCTACAAAAGATTTATCCACAG CGTAAACCAGCCGTGCTGAGAGGCGTGTGTCTAGGTCCCTGTTTGGAGAAGTGGACCGTGGAGTATCTTGCCCAGAAAGGAGGCGACAAGGAAGTGAAGATCCATGTTTCTAGAGTGCCTCAGATGAACTTCCTTAACAGAAACTTTGTGTACAG GACTCTTCCTTTCGATGAGTTCGTGAGGAGGACATCAGAGGAGAAACATGCAGACTTCTTCTTGTGCGAG GATGAGAGCTATTACCTTCGGTCCCTGGGAGAAGATGTCCGAAAG GATCCCGCCGACTTGCGCAAACAGTTTCCCGAGCTAGCCGACGACTTCCACATCCCCGACTTCTTCGAGCCAAGTAACTTCTTTTCCAGCGTGTTCCGCATCAGTTCCCGCCATCTGCAGCTGTGGACGCACTACGAC GTGATGGATAACCTTCTGGCTCAGGTGACGGGGAGGAAGAGAGTGGTTCTCTTCAGCCCCCAGGATGCATTGCACCTCTACATGACAG GTGACAAATCAGAAGTCTTAGAAATTGACTCGCCGGACGTGAACTTGTATCCCGAGTTTGTGAAGGCCACGAGATATGAATGCGTGCTGGAGCCTGGAGATCTGCTCTTTATTCCTG CCATGTGGTTCCACAACACCCTGGCGCTCCAATTCGGCGTGGGCGTCAACATATTCTGGCGCGAGTTACCCGCCGACAGCTACGACAAAAAGGACCCTTACGGCAACAAAGACCCAGTAGCCGCCGGCCGAGCCCTTCAAGCTCTAGAGAGAGCGTTGCATTGTCTGGACGAACTGCCGCCCCAGTACCGAGACTTTTACGGACGCCGCATGATTCAGAGAATCCGCGAACGGACATTCTGCAACCGTACAAGTCCAACGGCGGCTTTGGAGTGA
- the tyw5 gene encoding tRNA wybutosine-synthesizing protein 5 isoform X1, which translates to MATQKKIAVPVFTEVDRDVFLQKIYPQRKPAVLRGVCLGPCLEKWTVEYLAQKGGDKEVKIHVSRVPQMNFLNRNFVYRTLPFDEFVRRTSEEKHADFFLCEDESYYLRSLGEDVRKCFFPQDPADLRKQFPELADDFHIPDFFEPSNFFSSVFRISSRHLQLWTHYDVMDNLLAQVTGRKRVVLFSPQDALHLYMTGDKSEVLEIDSPDVNLYPEFVKATRYECVLEPGDLLFIPAMWFHNTLALQFGVGVNIFWRELPADSYDKKDPYGNKDPVAAGRALQALERALHCLDELPPQYRDFYGRRMIQRIRERTFCNRTSPTAALE; encoded by the exons ATGGCGACTCAGAAGAAAATAGCAGTTCCGGTATTTACAGAGGTCGACCGGGATGTTTTTCTACAAAAGATTTATCCACAG CGTAAACCAGCCGTGCTGAGAGGCGTGTGTCTAGGTCCCTGTTTGGAGAAGTGGACCGTGGAGTATCTTGCCCAGAAAGGAGGCGACAAGGAAGTGAAGATCCATGTTTCTAGAGTGCCTCAGATGAACTTCCTTAACAGAAACTTTGTGTACAG GACTCTTCCTTTCGATGAGTTCGTGAGGAGGACATCAGAGGAGAAACATGCAGACTTCTTCTTGTGCGAG GATGAGAGCTATTACCTTCGGTCCCTGGGAGAAGATGTCCGAAAG TGTTTTTTCCCTCAGGATCCCGCCGACTTGCGCAAACAGTTTCCCGAGCTAGCCGACGACTTCCACATCCCCGACTTCTTCGAGCCAAGTAACTTCTTTTCCAGCGTGTTCCGCATCAGTTCCCGCCATCTGCAGCTGTGGACGCACTACGAC GTGATGGATAACCTTCTGGCTCAGGTGACGGGGAGGAAGAGAGTGGTTCTCTTCAGCCCCCAGGATGCATTGCACCTCTACATGACAG GTGACAAATCAGAAGTCTTAGAAATTGACTCGCCGGACGTGAACTTGTATCCCGAGTTTGTGAAGGCCACGAGATATGAATGCGTGCTGGAGCCTGGAGATCTGCTCTTTATTCCTG CCATGTGGTTCCACAACACCCTGGCGCTCCAATTCGGCGTGGGCGTCAACATATTCTGGCGCGAGTTACCCGCCGACAGCTACGACAAAAAGGACCCTTACGGCAACAAAGACCCAGTAGCCGCCGGCCGAGCCCTTCAAGCTCTAGAGAGAGCGTTGCATTGTCTGGACGAACTGCCGCCCCAGTACCGAGACTTTTACGGACGCCGCATGATTCAGAGAATCCGCGAACGGACATTCTGCAACCGTACAAGTCCAACGGCGGCTTTGGAGTGA
- the maip1 gene encoding m-AAA protease-interacting protein 1, mitochondrial produces the protein MAHFIIRSCCRFPSSSGIRRFTNHQSFHLKRCIKTRLCVLPPCGVGGALALRAYSSDRGDPKPHQKVVVVGIPNPFIWLRTRVYYFLIRAYFDSEFNIEEFTEGAKQAFFHVSKLLSQCQFAALEGLVANDLIGKLEEKCGLLPPNYKTALLARPDELMYTTPGDVGIYYDDKGRRFVSILMRFWYLTSARLPEDSLEGTRVFKVAIGGEGEAESKRLLTANYEFQREFTKGVAPDWTITRIEHSKLLD, from the exons ATGGCGCACTTCATAATAAGAAGTTGTTGTAGATTTCCCTCCTCATCAGGGATTAGGCGCTTTACAAACCACCAAAGTTTCCACCTAAAGCGGTGTATAAAAACTCGGTTATGTGTCCTACCTCCGTGTGGAGTCGGAGGAGCGCTTGCTCTGCGGGCGTACAGCTCCGACCGCGGCGACCCAAAGCCCCATCAGAAGGTGGTGGTCGTCGGTATCCCCAACCCTTTCATCTGGCTCCGAACGCGGGTCTACTATTTCCTCATTAGAGCCTATTTTGATTCCGAGTTCAACATCGAGGAGTTCACGGAAGGGGCGAAACAG GCTTTCTTCCATGTTTCCAAGCTGCTGTCACAATGTCAGTTTGCTGCTCTCGAAGGGCTGGTGGCCAATGAC ttAATAGGAAAGCTGGAGGAGAAATGCGGCCTTCTCCCGCCAAACTACAAGACGGCGTTGTTGGCGAGGCCTGACGAGCTCATGTACACCACACCGGGCGATGTAGGGATCTACTACGATGACAAGG GGAGACGGTTTGTGAGTATTTTGATGCGTTTCTGGTACCTGACCAGTGCCCGTCTGCCAGAAGATAGTCTGGAGGGAACCCGTGTCTTTAAGGTGGCCATCGGAGGAGAGGGGGAGGCGGAAAGCAAGAGGCTGCTAACCGCTAACTATGA ATTTCAAAGGGAGTTTACCAAAGGGGTGGCGCCAGACTGGACGATTACACGGATAGAGCACTCCAAGCTTTTGGATTGA